In Deltaproteobacteria bacterium, a genomic segment contains:
- a CDS encoding Com family DNA-binding transcriptional regulator: MKTIIIIKKTRYGRNYGGIYLNKKVFKEPKTIYNPHFKSNSRMQKNIRCKKCRRLLMKGEVCFVEIKCPKCGYVQCFDEAGNGDESERPMTLIEASEKDTSDLAPEAAKEKKESENV; the protein is encoded by the coding sequence ATGAAAACGATTATCATAATCAAAAAGACCCGTTACGGAAGGAACTACGGAGGGATATATTTGAACAAAAAAGTGTTTAAAGAGCCAAAGACCATATATAATCCTCACTTTAAGTCGAATTCCCGAATGCAGAAGAATATACGATGCAAAAAATGCAGGAGACTTCTTATGAAGGGCGAGGTATGTTTTGTTGAGATAAAGTGCCCAAAGTGCGGGTATGTGCAATGCTTCGATGAGGCTGGAAATGGCGATGAATCAGAAAGACCAATGACCTTGATAGAAGCGTCTGAAAAAGATACCAGCGACCTTGCGCCCGAGGCAGCAAAAGAAAAAAAGGAAAGCGAGAATGTGTAA
- a CDS encoding type II secretory pathway, component PulD: protein MAKGGSAQDEAVAVTEAELKVKQFDLKKAKIVDAARLISEGFNVNIVATEAAGQKEVTLYIQQVTVRDIIDTICKISGLWYRRDKESDTFRIMTTEEYQKDLVVFKEDVTRVFTLLHPNVIGASTAVRDLYGERVILSLGTTEDTSAFTLGFGASAGQFSRQVSSGDMLQGGDMLQGGNMLQGGGMLQTGGGGQTIEKKMLGESLTSDQIAELERRKKDKDQHGVSLDATKGVYKQEPPIYITVNRRHNLMIVRTSDTAAMKDIEKIILEIDRPTPQVLLEMKILELTLDDTYRSIFDLDFQEGQRSTGPATTQPPNPMSLQASIGAKNVLGLGNFPLEGGTLVYQFLNDKIRARIQLFQRDNRITMLSTPLILASNDQPSRVFVGEERVLITGVNTKIVTSATGPTTSLVEPITEVRGIGNTLIIKPKINADRTVTILIQQDSSSVLSASASIPIVSVGGTVQEFPIDTVNTANLTATVVVKDNLTVAIGGLIRNTINKETTKVPLLGDIPLLGMLFRRDVDVKIKSELILLVTPHIIMTPAEGQEISRERIEELSNHPYRKEGDKTLVPYFKEKMDEKQ, encoded by the coding sequence ATGGCCAAAGGTGGTTCGGCGCAGGATGAAGCCGTAGCAGTAACGGAAGCGGAATTGAAGGTTAAACAGTTTGATCTCAAGAAGGCAAAGATTGTGGATGCCGCCCGTCTTATTTCTGAGGGGTTCAACGTCAACATAGTTGCAACAGAGGCTGCCGGGCAGAAAGAGGTCACCCTCTATATACAGCAGGTTACGGTTCGCGACATAATAGATACCATCTGCAAGATCAGCGGCTTATGGTATCGCCGCGATAAAGAAAGCGATACATTCCGCATCATGACCACCGAAGAGTATCAGAAAGACCTTGTTGTTTTCAAAGAGGATGTTACACGGGTCTTTACACTGTTGCACCCAAATGTCATAGGCGCAAGCACGGCAGTGCGGGATCTCTACGGTGAGAGGGTAATACTTTCACTGGGTACCACTGAAGATACGTCGGCATTTACTTTAGGGTTTGGCGCCAGCGCCGGACAATTCTCCCGTCAGGTATCAAGCGGAGATATGTTGCAAGGCGGAGATATGTTGCAAGGCGGAAATATGTTGCAAGGCGGAGGTATGTTGCAAACAGGGGGCGGCGGCCAGACTATTGAAAAAAAGATGCTGGGTGAGTCATTGACCTCGGATCAGATCGCTGAGCTTGAGCGCCGCAAGAAGGATAAGGATCAGCATGGCGTTTCTTTGGATGCTACCAAAGGGGTTTATAAACAGGAACCGCCCATCTATATCACCGTGAATCGCCGGCACAATCTCATGATTGTGCGCACCAGCGATACTGCGGCTATGAAGGATATTGAAAAGATTATTCTGGAGATAGATAGGCCGACTCCCCAGGTTCTTCTGGAGATGAAGATACTTGAGCTTACACTCGATGATACGTACCGTTCTATTTTTGACCTTGATTTCCAGGAAGGGCAGCGATCCACTGGACCGGCAACAACCCAGCCGCCCAATCCCATGAGTCTCCAAGCTTCCATAGGCGCCAAGAATGTTCTTGGGTTGGGTAATTTCCCCCTCGAAGGGGGCACCCTTGTATATCAGTTCCTGAACGACAAGATACGGGCAAGGATTCAACTTTTTCAACGCGACAATCGCATTACCATGTTGTCTACCCCTCTGATACTGGCATCTAATGATCAGCCTTCAAGAGTCTTTGTTGGAGAGGAGAGGGTATTGATTACCGGTGTTAATACTAAAATTGTCACATCTGCTACCGGTCCGACAACCTCCCTTGTGGAGCCGATTACCGAGGTTCGGGGCATCGGTAATACGCTTATTATCAAACCTAAGATAAATGCCGATAGAACGGTAACCATATTAATTCAACAGGACTCGTCGTCTGTATTGAGCGCCAGTGCGAGTATCCCTATCGTGTCCGTAGGAGGGACGGTTCAAGAATTTCCCATTGATACGGTCAATACTGCCAATCTGACAGCGACCGTGGTTGTTAAAGATAATCTGACCGTGGCAATAGGCGGCTTGATCCGCAACACGATCAACAAAGAAACAACAAAGGTGCCGCTTTTGGGAGACATTCCTCTGCTTGGCATGCTCTTTCGCCGTGACGTGGATGTAAAAATAAAGAGCGAGCTCATATTGCTCGTTACCCCGCATATAATCATGACTCCTGCGGAGGGGCAGGAGATAAGCCGGGAACGGATTGAAGAGCTTTCAAATCATCCGTACCGTAAGGAGGGTGATAAAACACTGGTTCCTTATTTCAAGGAAAAGATGGATGAAAAACAATAA
- a CDS encoding Rrf2 family transcriptional regulator has product MRLSTKGQYAVRAMVSLVCHANGGPITLKDISDSEDISLAYLEQLFVKLRRGNIVKSVRGPGGGYVLARSASEIKVGEVITVVEESLNPVACLDADPAVCARTNRCVTQRVWKGLADKIKEFLDSITIEDLSREALQFSEGVGSRQGKTG; this is encoded by the coding sequence ATGAGGTTATCTACTAAAGGACAATATGCTGTGAGGGCAATGGTCAGCTTGGTCTGTCATGCAAATGGCGGACCAATAACACTAAAGGATATATCTGACAGCGAAGACATATCGCTGGCCTATCTTGAACAGCTCTTTGTCAAGCTCAGGAGGGGTAATATTGTAAAAAGCGTCAGGGGACCCGGCGGCGGTTATGTTCTTGCGCGGTCTGCAAGCGAGATAAAGGTGGGAGAGGTAATAACTGTAGTTGAGGAATCTTTAAATCCTGTTGCATGCCTTGACGCGGACCCTGCCGTCTGCGCGAGGACAAATAGATGTGTTACGCAGCGGGTTTGGAAAGGGCTGGCCGACAAGATAAAAGAATTTTTAGATTCTATTACAATAGAAGACTTAAGCCGCGAGGCCTTACAGTTTTCAGAAGGAGTAGGCAGTAGGCAAGGAAAAACAGGTTAA